The Corynebacterium halotolerans YIM 70093 = DSM 44683 region GCCGCGACACCGAGCACCGCCGGGCCCCCGCGCTCGAGCCCGCCCCGGACGGCCACCGTGCCGGATTGCTGGCGGGCCTGCCGTACCCGCTGACCGCCGGACAGCAACAGGTGCTCAGTGAGATCTCCCGCGACCTCGCCCGACCGGTGCCCATGAGCCGGCTCCTGCAGGGCGAGGTCGGCTCCGGCAAGACCATCGTCTCCCTGCTCGCGATGCTCCAGGCCGTGGACGCCGGGCAGCAGTGCGCCATGCTCGCGCCCACCGAGGTGCTCGCCGTCCAACACGCCCGCTCCCTGACCGCCCTGCTCGCCGACGCCGGACTGCCCGTCAACGTCGTTCCCTTGACCGGCTCGATGCCGGTGGCCACGAAGCGTCAGAACCTGCTCGACATCGTCTCCGGCCAGGCCGACATCGTCGTCGGCACCCACGCGATCATCCAGGACGCCGTCGAGTTCTTCGACCTCGGCCTCGTGGTCGTCGACGAGCAGCACCGCTTCGGCGTGGAGCAGCGCGACCGCCTGCGCTCCAAGGGCCGCGACGGACTGACCCCGCACCTGCTGGTGATGACGGCCACGCCCATCCCCCGCACCATCGCGATGACCGTCTTCGGCGACCTGGCCGTGTCCACGCTGCGCGAGCTGCCCGGCGGCCGCAAACCCATCCAGTCCTCCGTGGTACCCGAGGCCAGACCCACCTGGGTCACCCGCTCCATCGAACGCATCGGGGAGGAGGTCGCCGACGGCCGGCAGGCCTACATCGTCTGCCCGCGCATCGACGGCGAGGGCGGGGTCATCGACATCGCCGGGCGCCTCAGCGAGGGAGCCTTCCGCGACCTGACCGTCGGCGTCCTCCACGGACGGCTGCCCGGCGAGGAGAAGGACGCGATCATGGCGGACTTCGCCCGCGGCGGCATCGACATCCTGGTGGCCACCACCGTCATCGAGGTCGGCGTCGACGTGCCCAACGCCACCGTCATGCTCATCCGCGAGTCCGAGCACTTCGGCGTCTCCCAGCTGCACCAGCTGCGCGGACGCGTCGGCCGCGGCGGGCACGCCTCCCTGTGCCTGTTCCACACCCTCGCCGACCCCGACAGCCCCGCCTTCCAACGAGTGTCCGCCGTCGCCGCCACCTCCGACGGCTTCCGCCTGGCGGAGATCGACCTGGAGACCCGCCAGGAGGGCGACGTGCTGGGCACCCGGCAGTCCGGCACCGAACGCACCGTCCGGCTGCTCAACCTGCTCACCGACTACGAACTGATCGAACGCGCCAACCTCGACGCCGACCTCCTGGTCGCCGGGGACCCCCAGCTCGCCCAGCGTCTCGTCAGCGACGTCGCCCGCGACGACAGGGAATACCTCGAAAAGAGTTAAGGTAGGGGGCATGAAAATCTGTGCACCCTTCGCCGGGATCGTGCGCTACCACGTGGCCCCGGGCCAGATGGTGGCCACCGGCGACGTCCTCGCGACCGTCGAGGCGGTCAAACTGGAGGCACCCGTCGCCGCGCCGGGACCCGGGACCATCGGAAAGCTGGGCACCGACGACTTCGCCGATGTCGTCGGCGGCGACGAGCTGCTGACCCTCGAGGCCGGGGAGGAGAGGCCATGACCCGCATCATCTCCGGGGAGGCCCGCGGGCGGAAGCTGAAGGTTCCGCCGGCCGGCACCCGCCCGACCTCCGACCGCGCGCGCGAGGGACTGTTCTCCTCGCTGCAGGTCCGCTTCGGATTCGTCGACGCCCGCGTGCTCGACCTGTTCGCCGGTTCGGGCGCGCTCGGCCTGGAGGCCGCCAGCCGCGGTGCCGCCGAGGTCGTGCTGGTGGAGAATCACCCGCCGGCCGCGGCCATCATCCGGGCCAACGCGGCCGTCGTCAAGCACCCGGACGTGCGCGTGGAGGAGATGAAGGTCTCCACCTACCTCGCCCAGGCGCCCCGCGACCACTTCGACATGGTGCTCGCCGACCCTCCCTACGCGCTGACCGACGAGGCGGTGCGCGAGATGCTCGAGGCACTGATCCCGGCGCTCGCCGA contains the following coding sequences:
- a CDS encoding ATP-dependent DNA helicase RecG, with the protein product MLGWTDDRDLTEVLPDKEAKAITKAFEFTTCGELLGHYPRAYSRHGAGVNVERAHDGDIVTCVGEVLHAETFSAKGKQIHRITIADGRTRLTATFFNARYASRVLVRGARGMFSGKLNHWQGTPQIQHPDFLLLPKPGDNAGKQAATGSLRSLSVYGDLDEILTGLDYLPVYPAKAKVPSWRLLGAIREILRTLPPIPEPLPGTPVGFVGFDEAIRGIHQPDSAGPERHLERLKYNEALSLALVMALRRRDTEHRRAPALEPAPDGHRAGLLAGLPYPLTAGQQQVLSEISRDLARPVPMSRLLQGEVGSGKTIVSLLAMLQAVDAGQQCAMLAPTEVLAVQHARSLTALLADAGLPVNVVPLTGSMPVATKRQNLLDIVSGQADIVVGTHAIIQDAVEFFDLGLVVVDEQHRFGVEQRDRLRSKGRDGLTPHLLVMTATPIPRTIAMTVFGDLAVSTLRELPGGRKPIQSSVVPEARPTWVTRSIERIGEEVADGRQAYIVCPRIDGEGGVIDIAGRLSEGAFRDLTVGVLHGRLPGEEKDAIMADFARGGIDILVATTVIEVGVDVPNATVMLIRESEHFGVSQLHQLRGRVGRGGHASLCLFHTLADPDSPAFQRVSAVAATSDGFRLAEIDLETRQEGDVLGTRQSGTERTVRLLNLLTDYELIERANLDADLLVAGDPQLAQRLVSDVARDDREYLEKS
- a CDS encoding acetyl-CoA carboxylase biotin carboxyl carrier protein subunit is translated as MKICAPFAGIVRYHVAPGQMVATGDVLATVEAVKLEAPVAAPGPGTIGKLGTDDFADVVGGDELLTLEAGEERP
- a CDS encoding RsmD family RNA methyltransferase, with the protein product MTRIISGEARGRKLKVPPAGTRPTSDRAREGLFSSLQVRFGFVDARVLDLFAGSGALGLEAASRGAAEVVLVENHPPAAAIIRANAAVVKHPDVRVEEMKVSTYLAQAPRDHFDMVLADPPYALTDEAVREMLEALIPALADGAAVVVERHVASPETDWPDGFVPTTQKLKKRTYGTARMDMAVYHREEA